From a region of the Flexistipes sp. genome:
- a CDS encoding DUF1820 family protein, with protein sequence MRKIYKLQFYQDKEILTLYAGTVNPSSFLGLIEVSGIMFMGESDILVTPNEDKIRNEFKNVESTYLPVNSIVRIDYVNLEKETPVIKLHDKNK encoded by the coding sequence ATGAGAAAAATATACAAATTGCAGTTTTATCAGGACAAGGAAATTCTTACGCTGTATGCCGGCACTGTGAATCCTTCATCTTTTTTAGGACTTATAGAAGTGAGCGGCATTATGTTTATGGGGGAATCGGATATTCTTGTGACGCCCAATGAAGATAAAATAAGAAATGAGTTTAAGAATGTAGAGAGCACTTATCTGCCGGTTAATTCCATTGTCAGAATTGATTATGTGAATCTGGAAAAAGAGACACCTGTAATAAAACTGCACGATAAAAATAAATGA